From a single Alkalihalophilus pseudofirmus genomic region:
- a CDS encoding B12-binding domain-containing radical SAM protein → MKTVVTTLNAKYIHTCLALRCLKAYAEPEFPIEMVEYTIKDPVMNIVSDLFERKPDVIGFSCYIWNIEETLKVIEMLKKVMPEVKIVLGGPEVSYDTKEWLEMTPDADFVVVGEGEETFKQLLEELSTTAKYHMVFGLAYRKGEEVIINAPRPKLKLDEVPTPYRFDEDLDGLSKRVTYFETSRGCPYSCQFCLSSIEVGVRYIDIDRVKSDLLYLIENGAKLIKFVDRTFNIKRDYALEIFQFLIDNHQGCVFQFEITADIMRPEVLSFLNEHAPKGIFRFEIGVQSTNDATNELVQRRQNFQKLTRTVTMVKEGGKIDQHLDLIAGLPEEDYNSFRNTFNDVFALRAEELQLGFLKMLRGTGLRLRADDHNYVYMNHAPYEILSNNILPFSDIVRIKRVEDVLEKYWNAHRMDTTIEYLVEKVFDSPFDFFQEFGDFWESKGWSRIGHQLEDLFTRLYQFLEARSTANLDFIKGLMMIDYFKNHKHKPRKTWWGFSLSKEQQSAILRRLAEAPEQVSEEFSSFKLNEKELHKHTMIEVLPFSLKSYQEDGTIEGTEELLIAYFNPKVEKSLLYTAPLKSMAVR, encoded by the coding sequence ATGAAAACCGTCGTTACGACGTTGAATGCCAAATATATCCACACTTGTTTGGCACTTAGATGTTTAAAAGCTTATGCAGAACCTGAATTTCCAATTGAAATGGTTGAATATACGATAAAAGATCCTGTCATGAATATTGTTTCTGATTTGTTTGAGCGTAAACCAGACGTGATCGGCTTCAGCTGTTACATTTGGAACATAGAAGAAACACTTAAAGTCATTGAAATGCTTAAAAAGGTCATGCCTGAAGTAAAAATCGTATTAGGCGGACCAGAAGTTTCTTATGACACAAAAGAATGGCTGGAGATGACCCCTGATGCAGACTTTGTTGTCGTTGGTGAAGGGGAAGAGACCTTTAAACAGCTGCTTGAAGAATTATCAACAACAGCTAAGTATCATATGGTCTTTGGCCTTGCTTATCGTAAAGGGGAAGAAGTGATCATTAATGCTCCCCGTCCGAAGTTAAAGCTAGATGAGGTTCCTACCCCTTATCGCTTTGATGAAGATTTAGACGGGTTGTCCAAACGAGTGACCTATTTTGAAACAAGCCGCGGATGCCCGTACAGCTGTCAATTCTGTTTATCTTCTATTGAAGTGGGCGTACGATATATTGATATAGATCGAGTAAAAAGTGATTTATTGTACTTGATTGAAAACGGGGCTAAGCTGATCAAATTTGTAGACCGCACGTTTAATATAAAAAGAGACTATGCGCTAGAAATCTTCCAATTCTTAATTGATAACCATCAAGGCTGCGTCTTTCAATTTGAAATCACCGCAGATATTATGCGTCCGGAAGTATTATCCTTTTTAAACGAACATGCTCCTAAAGGCATTTTCCGTTTTGAGATCGGTGTTCAGTCAACAAATGATGCGACAAATGAACTTGTACAGCGCCGTCAAAACTTCCAAAAACTCACTCGTACTGTGACGATGGTTAAAGAAGGCGGCAAAATTGATCAGCATCTAGACTTAATTGCTGGCCTTCCTGAAGAAGATTATAACTCATTTAGGAATACATTTAATGATGTATTTGCTCTTCGTGCCGAGGAACTGCAGCTAGGTTTCTTAAAGATGCTAAGAGGTACCGGCCTTCGTCTTCGTGCCGATGACCATAATTATGTGTATATGAACCATGCTCCATATGAGATTTTAAGCAATAATATTCTTCCGTTTTCTGATATTGTACGTATTAAACGAGTAGAAGATGTATTAGAGAAGTATTGGAATGCCCACCGGATGGATACAACAATTGAATACCTTGTGGAAAAAGTGTTCGACTCTCCTTTTGATTTCTTTCAAGAGTTTGGTGATTTCTGGGAATCAAAAGGCTGGTCTAGAATCGGCCATCAATTAGAAGACTTATTTACACGTCTTTATCAGTTTTTAGAAGCGAGATCGACGGCTAACCTCGATTTTATTAAAGGGCTCATGATGATTGATTACTTTAAAAACCATAAGCATAAACCTCGTAAAACATGGTGGGGCTTTTCTTTATCTAAAGAACAGCAAAGTGCTATTTTACGCCGCTTAGCAGAAGCACCCGAGCAAGTAAGCGAAGAGTTCAGTTCATTTAAGTTGAATGAAAAAGAACTTCACAAGCATACAATGATCGAAGTTCTGCCATTCTCATTGAAATCGTACCAAGAGGATGGCACAATTGAAGGGACTGAAGAGCTGTTAATTGCCTATTTCAATCCTAAGGTCGAAAAAAGCTTATTATATACAGCACCTCTCAAATCAATGGCCGTACGTTAA
- a CDS encoding NADPH-dependent oxidoreductase, whose amino-acid sequence MNTIINTQLNHRSYRSYTSKKVEPVKLDAVIKASQAAPSWINGQQVSIVAVFDDQRKKRLSELVGNQAYVAEAPVFLIFCADFYRAQLAGEVHGKTLEAIDDVDALLVGATDVGLAMSNAITAAESLDLGTVPIGGIRKNPLEVIELLELPKHVIPIAGLCVGYPSEDPGLKPRLPKEAIYHEESYQTNVAALIESYDQSMSAYMHKRTNGAQSTSWTERVSSFYEKPYYTSIAQMLEKQGFTCKNIKE is encoded by the coding sequence ATGAATACAATTATTAACACTCAGTTAAATCATCGTTCCTATCGTTCTTACACTTCAAAAAAAGTAGAACCAGTAAAATTAGATGCGGTTATTAAAGCTTCACAAGCTGCCCCTTCATGGATTAATGGCCAGCAAGTATCGATTGTTGCTGTTTTTGACGATCAAAGAAAGAAACGCTTGTCTGAGTTAGTTGGCAATCAAGCCTACGTTGCAGAAGCACCTGTTTTTCTCATCTTCTGTGCCGATTTTTATAGAGCTCAGCTAGCAGGAGAGGTGCATGGTAAAACGCTTGAAGCAATCGATGATGTCGATGCCCTTCTAGTAGGTGCCACAGATGTTGGACTAGCTATGTCAAATGCCATTACTGCTGCTGAATCTCTTGATCTTGGCACCGTGCCGATCGGAGGCATCCGCAAAAATCCGCTTGAGGTGATTGAATTGCTAGAACTGCCAAAGCATGTTATCCCTATTGCAGGCTTATGCGTAGGGTATCCTAGTGAAGACCCCGGCTTAAAACCTCGTCTCCCAAAAGAAGCGATCTATCATGAGGAAAGCTACCAAACAAATGTAGCGGCATTGATTGAATCATATGATCAGTCTATGAGTGCATACATGCATAAGCGGACGAACGGAGCCCAATCTACCTCGTGGACCGAGCGGGTTTCAAGCTTTTACGAGAAACCTTACTATACGTCTATTGCCCAAATGCTTGAGAAGCAAGGCTTTACATGTAAAAACATTAAAGAATAA
- a CDS encoding EAL domain-containing protein, whose product MNSCTRCGHIPDLPDKGQLLVRVKEEHKMMKLITRIQHEKFTYIVNENDIFYIEYAGKEELLQLIEQLDAELLSSEEVQATYSAYGEEHFARFIPYVQLRERIMQWPLVKVINEGLFTQHIQPVIKLQTNDVYGYEFLVRPTPPHLSFNPGSLFSFSQKAGLQSILDSQARISSIEISAKLLENGMKRFINFLPSSIYDPAHCLKSTLKAVECHQVRPEDLVFEVVETEKIHDVNHLKKIFTVYQSEGIHVALDDLGAGFATVEVLKELKPNFAKIDRAIIDYCDQNETKQAKIKEIVSVADAYGITLLAEGIERKEEAEFCLDLNIPLAQGYYFGRPQKNPVTNVYPYAN is encoded by the coding sequence TTGAACAGTTGCACCAGATGTGGTCATATTCCTGATCTTCCAGATAAAGGCCAGTTGCTTGTGAGAGTGAAGGAAGAACATAAGATGATGAAGCTCATTACGAGAATACAGCATGAGAAGTTTACATACATAGTAAATGAAAATGATATCTTTTATATCGAGTATGCTGGAAAAGAAGAGCTGCTTCAATTGATAGAGCAGCTAGATGCAGAGTTACTTTCAAGTGAAGAAGTGCAAGCGACATATTCAGCATACGGGGAGGAACATTTTGCCCGATTTATACCCTATGTCCAGTTAAGAGAACGGATTATGCAGTGGCCTCTAGTCAAAGTTATTAACGAAGGGCTATTTACCCAGCATATTCAGCCTGTCATCAAATTACAAACGAATGACGTGTACGGGTATGAATTTCTAGTCAGGCCTACACCGCCTCATCTATCATTTAATCCAGGCAGTCTGTTTTCTTTCTCTCAAAAAGCAGGTTTACAATCTATTCTAGACAGCCAAGCACGGATCTCATCAATTGAAATCAGCGCAAAATTGTTAGAAAATGGGATGAAACGATTTATTAATTTTCTGCCTTCTTCAATCTATGATCCTGCTCACTGTCTGAAGAGCACGTTAAAAGCAGTAGAATGTCATCAAGTTCGTCCGGAAGATTTAGTGTTTGAAGTGGTGGAGACAGAAAAAATTCATGATGTAAACCATTTGAAAAAGATTTTTACGGTTTATCAAAGTGAGGGAATTCATGTGGCTCTAGATGATTTAGGAGCTGGTTTCGCAACAGTTGAAGTGTTAAAAGAGCTTAAGCCTAATTTTGCCAAGATTGATCGTGCTATTATCGATTACTGTGATCAAAATGAAACCAAGCAGGCTAAAATCAAAGAAATAGTCAGTGTGGCAGACGCGTACGGCATTACATTACTTGCAGAAGGAATCGAAAGGAAGGAAGAGGCAGAGTTCTGTTTGGACTTAAACATTCCGCTTGCTCAGGGGTACTATTTTGGTCGGCCTCAAAAAAATCCTGTTACAAATGTATACCCATATGCAAATTAA
- the meaB gene encoding methylmalonyl Co-A mutase-associated GTPase MeaB, translating into MAQPPKRKQLTVDEYVKGVKEQNRAVLARAITLVESNAKKHLKLAQDVLTELMPHTGNSIRIGFSGVPGAGKSTLIEAFGMMLCERGHKVAVLAVDPSSTLTGGSILGDKTRMEQLSRHPNAYVRPSPAGGTLGGVARKTRETLLLCEAAGYDVIIVETVGVGQSEVAVRSMVDFFLVLMLTGAGDELQGMKKGIMEMADAMFINKADGPNKQAALQARVELNRMLHLLPPITEGWATKAYTVSALTGEGVDHIWSVIKEHKEHMEENDLFLKRRNEQALRWFKDLIEEQVLAQFYEQEIIKSRLPEMQHQVLSGEASATKAALELLEMTKK; encoded by the coding sequence ATGGCACAGCCCCCTAAAAGAAAGCAGTTAACAGTTGATGAGTATGTAAAGGGTGTAAAAGAGCAAAATCGAGCCGTCTTGGCAAGAGCGATCACCCTAGTGGAGAGCAATGCAAAGAAACATTTGAAATTAGCTCAGGATGTCTTAACAGAGTTAATGCCTCATACAGGAAACTCTATTCGGATTGGCTTTTCAGGTGTGCCAGGAGCAGGAAAAAGCACCCTGATTGAAGCATTCGGAATGATGCTCTGTGAGAGGGGGCATAAGGTAGCGGTATTAGCCGTAGACCCTTCTAGCACTCTAACTGGAGGCAGTATTTTAGGTGATAAAACTCGAATGGAGCAATTATCGCGCCACCCTAATGCCTATGTCAGACCTTCCCCTGCAGGTGGCACTCTTGGCGGGGTAGCTAGAAAGACCCGCGAAACGCTTCTTTTATGTGAGGCGGCAGGCTATGATGTGATTATTGTAGAGACTGTCGGCGTTGGTCAAAGCGAAGTAGCCGTCCGTTCAATGGTAGACTTCTTTCTTGTATTAATGCTGACTGGAGCAGGAGATGAGCTCCAAGGAATGAAAAAAGGGATTATGGAAATGGCCGATGCGATGTTTATTAATAAAGCGGATGGACCTAATAAACAAGCAGCACTACAAGCCAGGGTGGAATTGAATCGAATGCTTCACCTGCTGCCGCCGATCACAGAAGGATGGGCAACGAAGGCCTACACTGTTTCTGCTTTGACAGGTGAGGGTGTCGATCATATCTGGTCTGTTATAAAAGAACATAAAGAGCATATGGAAGAGAATGACCTTTTCTTAAAAAGAAGAAATGAACAAGCTCTCCGGTGGTTTAAAGATTTGATTGAGGAGCAAGTACTTGCACAGTTTTATGAACAGGAGATAATTAAAAGCCGCCTTCCTGAAATGCAGCACCAAGTCTTATCAGGTGAGGCTTCAGCTACTAAAGCAGCTTTAGAGCTGTTAGAAATGACAAAAAAATAG
- the scpA gene encoding methylmalonyl-CoA mutase — MTKPSFEKMAFPVFDGQSVTESQVEQTVDTIETMEKIAVKSSYSKDDTQGMKHLNYVAGLAPFFRGPYPAMYKTRPWTVRQYAGFSTAEESNAFYRRNLAAGQKGLSIAFDLATHRGYDSDHERVVGDVGKAGVAVDSILDMKILFDGIPLDQMSVSMTMNGAVLPILAFYIVAAEEQGVKPEQLTGTIQNDILKEYMVRNTYIYPPEASMKAIADIFEYTSKYMPKFNSISISGYHMQEAGATADIELAYTLADGLEYVRTGIKAGLDIDSFAPRLSFFWAIGMNYYMEVAKMRAARLIWAKLIKPFNPKNDKSLALRTHSQTSGWSLTEQDPYNNVVRTCIEAMAASMGHTQSLHTNALDEAIALPTDFSARIARNTQLYLQDETGLTNVLDPWGGSYYVESLTAELLEKAWAHIEEIEELGGMAKAIETGLPKMRIEEAAARRQAHIDSKKETIIGVNTYRLDAEEPLDILNIDNTVVREAQIRRLEKLRAQRDEAKVEAALAAITKAAETGEGNLLELAVDAARARASLGEISMAYEKVVGRHKAVIRSISGVYRSEFGENEEMENIRKLTDEFEQAEGRRPRIMIAKMGQDGHDRGAKVISTAFADMGFDVDIGPLFQTPAEAALQAVENDVHVIGMSSLAAGHKTLLPQVVEELKKHGREDILVIIGGVIPAQDYEFLKENGAAAIFGPGTVIPVAAAQILEELKERLGLEEEVE; from the coding sequence ATGACAAAACCATCCTTTGAAAAGATGGCGTTTCCTGTATTTGACGGCCAGTCTGTAACAGAGAGTCAAGTGGAACAAACGGTTGACACAATCGAAACGATGGAGAAGATTGCAGTTAAATCTAGCTACTCCAAAGATGATACACAGGGAATGAAGCATTTAAATTATGTGGCGGGACTTGCCCCGTTCTTTCGCGGACCTTACCCAGCTATGTATAAAACAAGACCTTGGACGGTTAGACAGTATGCCGGGTTCTCAACAGCAGAGGAAAGTAATGCGTTTTATCGCAGAAACCTAGCAGCCGGCCAAAAAGGATTGTCGATTGCTTTTGATTTAGCTACCCACCGTGGTTATGACAGTGACCATGAACGAGTAGTTGGAGATGTTGGTAAAGCAGGCGTTGCCGTAGATTCTATTCTTGATATGAAAATATTATTTGATGGGATCCCGCTTGATCAGATGTCTGTTTCTATGACGATGAACGGGGCTGTACTGCCGATCTTGGCATTCTACATTGTTGCAGCAGAAGAGCAGGGCGTTAAGCCAGAACAGCTGACCGGTACAATTCAAAATGATATCTTGAAGGAGTATATGGTACGTAACACGTATATTTACCCTCCAGAAGCTTCTATGAAAGCAATTGCTGATATCTTTGAATATACTTCAAAGTACATGCCGAAATTTAATAGTATTAGTATCTCCGGTTATCATATGCAGGAAGCTGGTGCGACAGCGGATATCGAGCTTGCCTATACACTAGCTGATGGTCTTGAGTATGTAAGAACGGGTATAAAAGCAGGGCTTGATATTGATTCATTTGCGCCTAGGCTGTCCTTTTTCTGGGCAATCGGCATGAATTATTATATGGAAGTGGCGAAAATGCGTGCAGCTCGTTTAATTTGGGCGAAACTGATTAAGCCGTTTAATCCTAAAAATGATAAGTCACTTGCGCTTCGCACCCACTCACAAACATCAGGATGGAGCTTAACGGAGCAAGATCCATATAATAATGTTGTGCGTACTTGCATTGAAGCGATGGCAGCCTCAATGGGGCATACGCAATCCCTTCATACGAACGCATTAGATGAAGCCATTGCCCTACCTACGGATTTCTCTGCAAGGATCGCTCGTAATACTCAGCTTTACTTACAAGATGAAACCGGTTTAACTAACGTCCTTGATCCGTGGGGAGGTTCTTATTATGTAGAGTCTCTTACTGCTGAGCTTCTAGAAAAGGCATGGGCTCATATTGAGGAGATTGAAGAGCTTGGCGGGATGGCTAAGGCAATCGAAACAGGGCTTCCGAAAATGCGAATTGAAGAAGCTGCGGCTAGAAGGCAGGCGCATATTGATTCAAAGAAAGAAACAATCATTGGGGTAAATACTTATCGTCTGGACGCAGAAGAGCCGTTAGATATTTTAAATATCGATAATACAGTCGTTCGCGAAGCGCAAATCCGCCGTTTAGAAAAGCTGCGTGCACAGCGTGATGAAGCGAAAGTAGAAGCCGCTTTAGCTGCAATCACCAAAGCTGCAGAAACAGGTGAAGGAAATCTGTTAGAATTAGCAGTAGATGCTGCTCGTGCACGTGCTAGTTTAGGTGAGATTTCTATGGCTTATGAGAAAGTAGTAGGCAGACATAAAGCGGTCATCCGATCAATTAGCGGGGTGTACCGTTCTGAGTTTGGAGAGAATGAAGAGATGGAAAATATCCGCAAATTAACGGATGAATTTGAACAAGCAGAAGGACGCAGACCGAGAATTATGATTGCAAAAATGGGTCAAGATGGTCATGATCGCGGAGCAAAAGTGATTTCTACCGCATTTGCTGATATGGGGTTTGATGTTGATATCGGGCCATTGTTCCAGACACCAGCAGAAGCCGCTCTGCAAGCAGTAGAAAATGATGTCCATGTGATTGGAATGAGTTCCCTTGCTGCTGGTCATAAGACGCTATTGCCACAAGTAGTAGAAGAATTAAAGAAACATGGACGTGAAGATATTTTAGTGATTATAGGCGGAGTTATTCCTGCTCAAGACTATGAATTCTTAAAAGAAAACGGAGCGGCAGCCATTTTTGGCCCTGGTACAGTGATCCCGGTTGCAGCAGCGCAGATTCTTGAAGAATTAAAAGAGCGGCTCGGCTTAGAAGAAGAAGTGGAGTAA
- a CDS encoding methylmalonyl-CoA mutase family protein, whose product MKPKDLDKFSEFPIPTYEEWRQAAERSLKGAPFEKKLLTHLYEGITTEPMYQEKDVESLATLSEQPGQFPFTRGTEHKRDKWRVSQELSGATPEVLNEHALNDLARGQNVLHLVLDEAAKGNPKKDDDRGVKVESAADFQLIFEGIDVEKYPMHLYTGALLSPVLSTVAASIDEGKLCGIIACDPLSELAKQGELSFSLSASYDDMAEASKWVIDKQKDIRTVLVQSDAYHNGGASAADELACALSTGVEYVSELMNRGLSADQAGSAMAFSFSIGSQSFVEIAKIRSARLLWAAIMKAFGASEEGSKMFIHARTSAFTKAKLDPYVNMLRGTSEAFSAAVAGADSIQVSPFDEPIQPSTSFSRRIARNTSLILMEESHLAATQDASGGAWYVEHLTDEIAKKAWQKFQEIEACGGMSQALAEGLPQAWINETWEARLEDVETRKQTVVGVNQYANLDEALLHENKEAAEWAIDRTRTAEKSLEVQPASFDEWLHAAKEGYSLSAMYKVIVEDSNEQARISEPVESRRLSMPYEQMRDLSKQFEQKKGERASAVLIGIGPLAKYKPRADFAAGYFRAGGFEVESPFNADSIKNSASDLAKEHVFVICGTDEDLKEHAPALISELKQMISHDVRIYITGKQKDEAAALLNEAGATEYIHMRANHYEQLMNLWNWRARQ is encoded by the coding sequence ATGAAGCCTAAGGACCTGGATAAGTTTAGCGAATTTCCGATACCAACATATGAAGAATGGCGGCAAGCAGCCGAACGTTCCTTAAAGGGTGCTCCATTTGAAAAGAAACTTTTAACACATCTTTATGAGGGCATTACGACTGAGCCAATGTATCAAGAAAAAGATGTAGAAAGCCTAGCTACTCTATCTGAGCAGCCCGGACAGTTCCCTTTTACGAGAGGTACTGAGCATAAACGAGATAAATGGAGAGTCAGTCAAGAGTTGAGCGGTGCCACTCCAGAGGTCTTAAATGAACATGCTCTTAATGATCTGGCAAGAGGTCAAAATGTACTTCATCTAGTGCTTGATGAAGCAGCAAAAGGCAATCCCAAAAAAGATGATGATCGTGGAGTGAAAGTAGAATCAGCTGCAGATTTTCAACTGATTTTTGAAGGGATCGATGTAGAAAAGTACCCGATGCATCTATATACGGGTGCTCTATTAAGTCCGGTGTTGTCTACAGTAGCTGCTTCTATTGATGAAGGAAAATTATGTGGAATCATTGCTTGTGATCCTTTAAGTGAATTAGCTAAGCAAGGTGAGCTTTCATTCAGTCTATCAGCAAGCTATGACGATATGGCGGAAGCGAGTAAGTGGGTCATCGATAAGCAAAAAGACATCCGTACGGTTCTAGTGCAGAGTGATGCCTATCATAACGGGGGAGCATCGGCTGCGGATGAGTTGGCATGCGCTCTTTCAACAGGTGTGGAGTATGTGTCAGAGTTAATGAATCGAGGGCTCTCAGCAGATCAAGCCGGAAGTGCGATGGCTTTTTCATTTTCGATTGGAAGCCAGTCATTTGTAGAGATAGCTAAGATTAGAAGCGCCCGTTTATTATGGGCAGCGATTATGAAAGCGTTCGGAGCAAGCGAAGAAGGATCTAAAATGTTTATCCATGCCCGGACATCTGCTTTTACAAAAGCAAAGCTTGATCCTTATGTGAATATGCTGCGTGGGACAAGTGAGGCATTTAGTGCAGCGGTAGCAGGAGCAGACAGCATTCAAGTAAGCCCGTTTGATGAGCCGATTCAGCCGTCTACTTCATTTTCCAGAAGAATTGCAAGGAACACTTCCTTAATTCTTATGGAAGAGAGTCATCTTGCAGCTACTCAGGATGCATCAGGCGGTGCATGGTATGTGGAGCACTTAACAGATGAGATAGCTAAAAAAGCATGGCAGAAATTCCAAGAGATTGAAGCGTGCGGAGGGATGTCTCAAGCATTAGCTGAAGGTCTGCCTCAGGCTTGGATTAATGAGACATGGGAAGCAAGGCTTGAGGATGTTGAAACAAGAAAGCAAACAGTAGTTGGAGTAAACCAGTATGCTAATTTAGATGAAGCGTTGCTTCACGAAAATAAAGAGGCCGCAGAATGGGCCATTGATCGCACAAGAACGGCAGAAAAGTCACTTGAGGTACAGCCTGCTTCTTTTGATGAATGGTTACATGCTGCAAAAGAGGGATATTCACTGTCTGCCATGTATAAGGTGATAGTTGAAGACAGCAATGAGCAGGCTAGAATTTCCGAGCCGGTTGAATCTAGAAGACTATCTATGCCGTATGAGCAGATGAGAGATTTGAGTAAGCAGTTTGAACAGAAAAAAGGGGAGCGTGCATCTGCTGTATTAATCGGAATCGGGCCTTTAGCAAAATATAAGCCTCGAGCTGATTTTGCTGCGGGATACTTTAGAGCAGGAGGCTTTGAAGTAGAATCACCATTTAATGCAGACTCCATTAAAAATAGTGCAAGCGACTTAGCAAAAGAACATGTCTTTGTTATATGCGGCACCGATGAAGATTTGAAAGAGCATGCACCTGCTCTAATTAGCGAGCTGAAACAGATGATTTCTCATGATGTACGCATTTATATAACGGGGAAACAAAAAGATGAAGCAGCAGCCCTCTTAAATGAAGCAGGAGCAACGGAGTATATACACATGAGGGCCAATCATTATGAGCAGCTGATGAATCTATGGAATTGGAGGGCCAGACAATGA
- a CDS encoding acyl-CoA carboxylase subunit beta: MDMLDRINELEERREKVKLGGGEARIDAQHDRGKMTARERIDLLVDEGTFVELNPFIEHRGLDYGSAEAPGEGVVTGYGKVDGRLIFLFAQDFTVFGGALGEMHARKIAKVMDLAAENGAPIIGLNDSGGARIQEGVLSLDGYGHIFYRNAIYSGVVPQISVIMGPCAGGAVYSPAITDFVFMVEKTSQMFITGPKVIESVTGAKINSENLGGAKVHSSVSGNAHFTSPSEEQVLKDVRKLISFLPQNHEERTPVKKPVNTKPLDERIEELIDIVPVDGTKVYDVRHVIEKIVDDEDFLEVQPKFAKNIVCGFARIEGETVGIVANNPKMMAGGLDIDSSDKCSRFIRFCDCYNIPLITFEDVSGFIPGVQQEHGGIIRHGAKILYAYSEATVPKITVILRKAFGGAYVALNSKAIGADVVYAWPNAEIAVMGPEGAANIIFAKEINESDDPEATRAAKIADYRERFANPYVAASNGMVDDVIDPRDTRKSLAQALDMLRNKKKELPKKKHGNIPL, encoded by the coding sequence ATGGATATGCTTGATCGTATCAATGAGTTAGAAGAGCGAAGAGAAAAAGTGAAGCTAGGCGGCGGTGAAGCAAGGATTGATGCCCAGCATGATCGCGGCAAAATGACAGCAAGAGAACGTATTGACCTATTAGTAGATGAAGGGACATTTGTTGAATTAAATCCTTTTATTGAACATAGAGGCCTCGATTACGGATCTGCAGAAGCGCCGGGTGAAGGAGTTGTCACTGGGTACGGTAAAGTAGACGGACGCTTAATCTTCTTGTTTGCCCAGGACTTCACTGTATTTGGAGGAGCCCTTGGTGAGATGCATGCTAGAAAAATTGCTAAGGTAATGGATCTTGCAGCTGAAAACGGTGCGCCTATTATTGGGTTAAATGACTCAGGCGGAGCACGTATTCAAGAGGGAGTGCTTTCACTTGATGGGTACGGTCATATCTTCTACCGTAATGCGATTTACTCAGGTGTAGTACCTCAAATTTCCGTTATTATGGGACCTTGTGCAGGAGGAGCAGTTTATTCTCCAGCAATTACTGACTTTGTTTTTATGGTGGAGAAAACGAGCCAAATGTTTATTACCGGTCCAAAGGTCATTGAAAGTGTAACTGGTGCAAAGATTAATAGCGAGAATCTTGGGGGAGCTAAAGTTCATTCAAGTGTGAGCGGAAATGCACATTTCACGTCTCCTTCTGAAGAGCAGGTTTTAAAGGATGTTAGAAAGCTTATTTCATTCTTGCCGCAAAATCATGAAGAGCGTACACCAGTCAAAAAGCCAGTGAACACTAAACCTCTTGATGAGAGAATTGAAGAATTAATTGATATTGTACCTGTAGATGGAACAAAAGTGTATGATGTTCGTCACGTGATCGAAAAAATTGTAGATGATGAAGATTTCTTAGAAGTTCAGCCTAAGTTTGCTAAAAATATTGTATGCGGCTTTGCTCGTATTGAAGGAGAGACCGTAGGAATTGTTGCAAACAACCCGAAAATGATGGCGGGCGGGTTAGATATTGATTCTTCTGATAAATGCTCACGTTTTATCCGTTTTTGTGACTGCTACAACATCCCTCTCATCACATTTGAAGATGTAAGTGGGTTTATTCCAGGAGTACAGCAAGAGCACGGAGGCATTATCAGGCATGGGGCAAAAATCTTATATGCCTATTCAGAAGCGACTGTACCTAAAATTACGGTCATTTTAAGAAAAGCATTTGGAGGCGCTTATGTTGCTTTAAATAGTAAAGCGATCGGAGCCGATGTTGTGTATGCATGGCCAAATGCTGAAATTGCTGTTATGGGTCCTGAAGGCGCAGCTAATATTATTTTTGCCAAAGAAATTAATGAAAGCGATGACCCAGAAGCGACTCGAGCGGCTAAAATTGCTGACTACCGCGAACGTTTTGCCAATCCATATGTTGCAGCCAGCAATGGAATGGTAGATGACGTCATCGATCCACGAGATACACGTAAGAGTCTAGCGCAAGCATTAGATATGCTGCGTAATAAGAAGAAAGAACTTCCAAAGAAAAAGCATGGGAATATTCCTCTATAA
- the accB gene encoding acetyl-CoA carboxylase biotin carboxyl carrier protein: MYKVSEIKELIRALDRSNLSEVTVKGEGKEQITLKKNSGVQLVDAAEPVTATAPEAQSAAKTVPAAPPVKEETPVKEEASAPKDAAKEDVEHILSPMVGTFYSSPSPDSKPYVEVGAEVKEGEVVCIVEAMKLMNELEAEMNGKIVDILVENGELVEYGQPLFALQSK; this comes from the coding sequence ATGTATAAAGTGAGTGAAATCAAAGAACTTATCCGTGCGCTTGACCGTTCTAATTTATCAGAAGTAACCGTAAAAGGAGAAGGAAAGGAACAGATCACTCTTAAAAAGAACAGCGGAGTACAGCTAGTTGATGCTGCCGAGCCTGTTACAGCAACCGCCCCAGAAGCACAGTCTGCTGCCAAAACAGTACCTGCCGCGCCGCCGGTAAAAGAAGAAACACCAGTAAAAGAGGAAGCATCTGCACCGAAAGATGCTGCAAAAGAAGATGTAGAACACATCCTTTCACCAATGGTAGGTACGTTCTATTCATCCCCATCGCCTGATTCTAAGCCATATGTAGAAGTAGGGGCTGAAGTGAAAGAGGGGGAAGTGGTTTGTATTGTCGAAGCGATGAAGCTTATGAATGAGCTGGAAGCAGAAATGAACGGTAAAATTGTTGATATTTTAGTAGAAAACGGGGAGCTTGTTGAATACGGTCAGCCGTTGTTCGCACTTCAATCTAAGTAA